From Thermus islandicus DSM 21543, one genomic window encodes:
- a CDS encoding type I restriction endonuclease subunit R, with protein MNPFTESTVESAALAWLESLGWSVKHSAEIAPGELFAERTDYGQVVLEQRLRDALVRLNPDLPPEALEEAFRKLTRPEGATLEQRNRAVHRMLVDGVTVEYRRPDGSIAGAQARVLDFDDPANNDWLAVNQFTVVENKHTRRPDVVLFVNGLPLVIIELKNPTDEQASIWSAYQQLQTYKQEIPSLFAYNEALVISDGLEARIGTLTADRDRFMPWRTVRGDTVAPVEIPQLQVLLEGVCDKHRFLQLLRDFVVFEDEGGGKLAKKMAGYHQFHAVNVAVEETLRAAALQAEQTWAAKGRYEAGRRPGGEPGDGRIGVVWHTQGSGKSLTMVFYAGRIIRHPAMENPTIVVLTDRNDLDGQLFGVFSRCRDLLGQEPIQAESRAELRELLRGRQAGGVIFTTIQKFLPEEKGDRYPQLSDRRNIVVIADEAHRSQYDFIDGFARHMRDALPNASFIGFTGTPLELEDRNTRSVFGDYISIYDIQRAVEDKATVPIYYESRLAKLDLPEELKPRIDEEFEEVTEGEEVERKERLKTRWAQLEAVVGAEKRLSLVAQDIVNHFEQRLEALDGKAMVVCMSRRICVELYNEIVRLRPAWHDDDDDKGAIKVVMTGSASDPPEWQPHIRNKPRREFLAKRFRDPADPFKLVIVRDMWLTGFDAPSLHTMYLDKPMRAHGLMQAIARVNRVFRDKPGGLVVDYLGLAHELRAALATYTESGGTGRTAINQAEAVAVMLEKYEICCDLFHGFDWTAWKTGRPEERLALLPAAQEHILAQENGKERLLQAVSDLSRAFALAVPQEEALAIRDDVAFFQAVRAALAKRAPSDERTEEALDHAIRQIVSRAIAPEGVVDLFAAAGLKKPDISILSEEFLAEVRGMPQRNLAVELLRKLLEGEIKSRRRKNVVQARSFAELLEQAIRRYQNRAVEAAQVIEELIALAREMREADRRGEALGLTEEELAFYDALEANDSAVKVLGEPTLREIARELVETVRRNVTIDWTERENVRAHLRRLVKRVLRRYGYPPDKQEKATQIVLEQAEVLAESWVQAA; from the coding sequence ATGAATCCTTTCACCGAATCCACCGTCGAATCCGCCGCCCTTGCCTGGCTGGAGTCGCTGGGCTGGTCGGTCAAGCATAGTGCCGAGATCGCCCCCGGCGAACTTTTCGCCGAGCGCACCGATTACGGCCAGGTAGTCCTCGAGCAGCGCCTGCGCGATGCCCTGGTGCGGCTGAATCCCGACCTCCCGCCGGAGGCGCTCGAGGAGGCCTTCCGTAAACTCACCCGTCCCGAGGGGGCCACGCTGGAGCAGCGCAACCGGGCAGTCCACCGGATGCTGGTTGACGGCGTGACGGTGGAGTACCGCCGGCCGGACGGTTCCATCGCTGGCGCGCAAGCTCGGGTCCTGGACTTCGACGACCCCGCGAATAACGACTGGCTGGCGGTGAACCAATTCACGGTCGTGGAGAACAAGCACACGCGCAGGCCCGACGTGGTGCTTTTCGTGAACGGGCTGCCGCTGGTCATCATCGAGCTGAAAAACCCCACTGACGAGCAGGCCAGCATCTGGTCCGCCTACCAGCAGCTCCAGACCTACAAGCAAGAGATCCCCTCGCTCTTCGCCTACAACGAGGCGCTCGTCATCTCGGACGGGCTCGAGGCGCGCATCGGCACGCTCACGGCCGACCGGGACCGGTTCATGCCTTGGCGCACGGTGCGCGGTGACACCGTGGCGCCGGTTGAGATCCCGCAACTGCAGGTGCTCTTGGAGGGAGTGTGCGACAAGCACCGGTTTCTCCAGCTCCTCCGCGATTTTGTCGTGTTCGAGGACGAGGGGGGCGGCAAGCTCGCCAAGAAGATGGCTGGCTATCACCAGTTCCACGCCGTGAACGTGGCGGTGGAGGAGACACTGCGGGCCGCCGCACTTCAAGCTGAACAGACCTGGGCAGCGAAGGGACGTTACGAGGCCGGGCGCAGGCCCGGTGGGGAGCCCGGGGACGGCCGCATCGGCGTGGTCTGGCACACCCAGGGCTCGGGCAAGAGCCTGACGATGGTCTTCTACGCAGGCCGGATCATCCGCCACCCCGCGATGGAGAACCCGACCATCGTCGTCCTCACCGACCGGAACGACCTGGACGGGCAGCTCTTCGGCGTGTTCTCCCGCTGCCGGGACCTCCTGGGCCAGGAACCGATCCAGGCGGAGAGCCGGGCCGAGCTCCGCGAGTTGCTCCGAGGACGGCAGGCGGGCGGCGTCATCTTCACCACGATCCAGAAGTTCCTGCCGGAGGAGAAGGGTGACCGCTACCCGCAGCTCTCCGATCGCCGCAACATCGTAGTGATCGCCGACGAAGCCCACCGCAGCCAGTACGACTTCATCGACGGCTTCGCCCGCCACATGCGCGATGCCCTGCCCAATGCCTCCTTCATCGGATTCACCGGCACTCCGCTGGAGCTCGAGGACCGCAATACCCGCTCCGTGTTCGGCGACTACATCTCCATCTACGACATCCAGCGGGCGGTCGAGGACAAGGCCACCGTGCCCATCTACTACGAGAGCCGGCTGGCTAAGCTCGACCTCCCGGAGGAGCTGAAGCCGAGGATTGACGAGGAGTTCGAGGAGGTTACCGAAGGCGAAGAGGTCGAGCGAAAGGAGCGGCTCAAGACTAGGTGGGCGCAGCTCGAGGCGGTGGTCGGGGCGGAGAAGCGCCTGAGCCTCGTGGCCCAGGACATCGTGAACCACTTCGAGCAGCGGCTGGAGGCCCTGGACGGCAAGGCCATGGTGGTCTGCATGAGCCGGCGCATCTGCGTCGAGCTCTATAACGAAATCGTGCGCCTACGCCCCGCATGGCACGACGACGATGACGACAAGGGCGCGATCAAGGTGGTGATGACGGGCTCGGCCTCGGACCCGCCCGAGTGGCAGCCGCACATCCGCAACAAGCCGCGTCGGGAGTTCCTCGCCAAGCGCTTCCGCGATCCTGCCGACCCTTTCAAGCTGGTCATCGTCCGCGACATGTGGCTCACGGGGTTCGATGCCCCGTCCCTCCACACGATGTACCTCGACAAGCCCATGCGCGCCCACGGGCTCATGCAGGCCATCGCCCGGGTGAACCGGGTCTTTCGCGACAAGCCGGGTGGGCTGGTTGTGGACTACCTGGGACTCGCGCACGAGCTCAGGGCAGCCCTTGCCACCTATACCGAAAGCGGCGGCACGGGGCGGACCGCCATCAACCAGGCCGAGGCCGTGGCGGTGATGCTGGAGAAGTACGAGATCTGCTGCGACCTCTTCCACGGCTTCGATTGGACGGCGTGGAAGACGGGCAGACCGGAGGAGCGACTCGCGCTCCTCCCCGCCGCCCAGGAGCACATCTTGGCTCAGGAGAATGGCAAGGAACGCCTCCTCCAAGCCGTCTCGGACCTCTCGCGCGCCTTCGCATTGGCGGTCCCCCAAGAGGAGGCTCTCGCCATCCGTGACGACGTGGCCTTCTTCCAGGCGGTGCGGGCGGCTCTTGCCAAGCGCGCCCCCAGCGACGAGCGAACCGAGGAGGCCCTCGACCACGCCATCCGGCAGATCGTCTCCCGCGCCATCGCGCCCGAGGGCGTGGTGGATCTCTTCGCCGCGGCCGGTCTCAAGAAGCCCGACATCTCGATCCTCTCCGAGGAGTTCCTGGCCGAGGTGCGGGGGATGCCGCAGCGGAACCTGGCCGTGGAGCTTTTGCGAAAGCTCTTGGAGGGTGAGATCAAGAGCCGGCGAAGGAAGAACGTGGTCCAGGCCCGCTCCTTCGCCGAACTCCTTGAGCAGGCCATCCGCCGCTACCAGAACCGGGCGGTGGAAGCGGCTCAGGTGATCGAGGAGTTGATCGCGCTTGCCCGCGAGATGCGTGAGGCGGACCGCCGGGGCGAAGCGCTGGGGCTTACCGAAGAGGAGCTGGCCTTCTACGACGCGCTCGAGGCCAACGACAGCGCCGTCAAGGTCCTCGGCGAGCCGACCCTGCGCGAGATCGCCCGCGAGCTGGTTGAGACAGTCCGCCGCAACGTCACCATCGACTGGACCGAGCGCGAGAACGTCCGGGCCCACCTGCGGCGCCTCGTCAAACGGGTGTTGCGCCGATACGGCTACCCACCTGATAAGCAGGAGAAGGCTACTCAGATCGTACTGGAGCAAGCGGAGGTGCTTGCCGAGAGCTGGGTGCAGGCCGCATAG